A part of Gramella sp. MAR_2010_147 genomic DNA contains:
- a CDS encoding outer membrane beta-barrel protein, with protein sequence MFKKLSLIALFAIMTYSVNAQETQHEVKYSKFGFTSGIITSKFDLANVGQIKEKYNPGDHDGNGIYLGLTFDTGFNKNFGLNSELIYAKLDESDRYLLSTSLKYRLFNSDFHMLGGLELNYLGSNPKNALGEENVKRAGLNGLLGLEYQFNDRFSIYGNFSTEVTNRLKDDDGDTNHGYHNGRLGVKFKL encoded by the coding sequence ATGTTCAAAAAACTTAGTTTAATTGCATTATTTGCAATAATGACCTATTCTGTTAATGCGCAGGAAACACAGCATGAAGTAAAATATTCAAAATTTGGATTTACCTCTGGAATAATTACTTCCAAATTTGACTTGGCTAATGTTGGTCAGATAAAGGAAAAATACAATCCTGGTGATCATGATGGGAATGGGATTTATTTGGGTTTAACTTTCGATACAGGTTTTAATAAAAATTTTGGGTTAAATTCTGAATTGATTTATGCAAAACTGGATGAATCTGATAGATACCTTTTGTCTACTTCTTTAAAATACCGTCTGTTCAATTCAGATTTTCATATGCTGGGCGGTTTAGAACTTAATTATTTAGGTAGTAATCCAAAAAATGCGTTGGGAGAAGAGAATGTAAAAAGAGCAGGGCTTAATGGATTATTAGGTCTAGAATATCAGTTTAATGATCGTTTCTCGATATATGGGAATTTTAGTACTGAAGTGACAAACCGTTTAAAAGATGACGATGGTGATACCAACCATGGTTATCATAACGGCAGGCTTGGAGTAAAATTTAAATTATAG